ACTTCGGCGAGGGCGGTGCGGCCCCGCTGTTCGGCGTCCGGGCCGGGCAGGCCCAGAACCACGTTCTCGAGCAGCCGCTTCCACGGCAGCAGCCGCGCGTCCTGGAAGACCACTGACACGTCATCGGGGGCGGCCAGTTCACCGCTTCCCGCCACGCCGTGGTCGAGGCCGGCCAGCGCCCTCAGCAGGGTGCTCTTGCCGGAGCCACTGCGTCCGAGCAGGGCCACGAACTCACCTGGGGCGATGCCCAGTTCGAGGTCGTCGAGCACGCGGCGCCCGCCGAGCGTGCGTACCAGATCCTTGATGCGGACCGTCGTGCGGTCCTCGGCCGCGGTCAGCCCGCCAGCGTCCGCCGCCATGACAGGGTCCTCCTCTCGACGAGCCGTACGAGGGCGCCGGAGACGAGCCCGAGGAGTCCGTACACGACGAGGCCGACGATGATCACGTCCGTCTGTCCGTAGGTCCGCGCGAGCTCCATCATGTAGCCGATGCCGCTGGTGGCGTTGACCTGCTCGACGACGACCAGCGCCAGCCAGGCGGCGGTCACCGCGAACCGCAGCCCCAGCAGGAACCCGGGCAGCGCACCCGGCAGGACGACATGCCGGACGAACTGGATCCTGCTCAGCCGCACCGTCTCGGCGAGTTCGGAATAGCGGCTGTCGATGGAGCGCAACCCGTTGTGCGTGTGGATGTAGACCGGGACGAAGACGCCGAGCGCGATCGTGATGACCTTCATCGTCTCGCCGATGCCGAACCAGAGGACGAGCAGAGGGATCAGTGCCAGCGAGGGGATCGCCCTCTTGATCTGCACCGGCCCGTCGACGATCCCCTCGCCGAGGCGGCTCAGTCCGGAGACGAGCGCGAGCAGCAGACCCGCGGCCGTGCCGAAGACCAGGCCGAGCAGGGCGCGCCAGGCGGAGGTCGCGAAGTTGGACTGCAGCCTGCCGTCGGCGATGAGGTCGCCCGCGGTGCCGGCGATGGTCCAGGGTGCGGGCAGACTGCGGGCGTCGATGAGTCCGGTGCCGGAGCCGGCCGCCCACACCGCGAGGAGCAGCAGCGGGCCGAGCGCCCAGCCGTAGGGGATGCGGCGGCCCGGCCCCAGCCTCTTGCGTGCCCGTGGGCGAAGGCGAGGAGAGGAGACCGCGGCGTCGTCCGTCGCCGTCACGGTCGCGGTCGCCGCCCTCTGGTCGAAAGCCGTGGTGCTCATGGTGTCTTCCTTTCACCGGCAACGGCGTCGGCGGCTACGCGCTCGTATCGCCGGTCGAAGAGGATCCCCGCGTCGAAGGCCTTGTGCTTCTGCTCCCGCGCCAGCAGGTCCACGGTCTGCTGCTGGCGCTCGATGGCGCCCGTCCAGTCCGCGGGAAAGTCCGGGTGGCCGGACCTTTCGACGAGGTATTCACCGTCCTCACGGCTCAGCCCCTGGTCCTTGACGTAGTAGCCGTCGATCCACTGCTTCGGATGTTCGTCGATCCAGATCTGGGCTCGGGCCCAGAACGTGATGAGTTCTCTTACGGCAGCGGACTTCTGCGGATTGCTCACTGAATCGGTGAGCGCCCACAAGTGCCCCGGGTCGTCGCGGAGACCGTGCTTGATGGTCGTGCCGCCGTCCCTGCCGTATTTCGTCAGATAGCGCTTGATATTGACGTCGCCGATAGGCGCGGCATCCACCTGACGATTTCCCAGAGCGGTGGGGTAGACGTCACCGGTACTGGCAAGTTCGACGAGGTCGACGTCCTGCTGGGTGAGACCGGCCTTCTTCAGGATCCGCAGCACGAGAGCCCCCTGCGCCTGCCCGGGGCTGTAGGCGATCTTCTTCCCGCGAAGGTCGGCGAGAGTCTTGATGTGAGCGCCCGGAGCGATCCCCAGCTCGTAGATCGGGTACGCGGTCGGATCCTTGCGGAACTTCGCCGCCACGAGCTTGGTGTCCAGGCCCGTCCAGTGGGCGTTGATCGACGGAATCTCCGCCGCCGAGCAGATGTCGAGCGCGTCGGCCCGGAAGGCTTCGGAGCATTGCGGGCCGCCGCTGATATTGGCCCACTTCACGTTGAAGGGCAGCTTGTGGATCTGACCCGACAGTTCCAGGGCGACTTTGAGATCGGGCGCGCCGACGGCCAGAGAGGTGTCGGCGGCGACCTTGGCCGGAATCTTCTTCGCCGCGACGTTCTCGCTGGTAGCCGTGGATTGCGTGTTGTTCACACACGCGGTCAGCAGAAGGGATACGGCGACTGCGGTCATCGCGCCGACGCGCAGGGATGCGGGCATGGCGGTACGTGGGGACATTCGTGCCTTCACGGGACGAGGGGCACGCCTCAGCGCAGGGCGAAAGGGAGGGGAGGCGTGAAATGGGAATCGAGCGGGTGCGGTGCGGCGAGGCGCCGAGCACTCGGCTCAGCGCAGCAAGGAGGTCGGCCACACACCGCGGTATCGAGCGGGTGCGGCGGGGCGCCGAGCGGCCCGGCTCAGCGCAGAGAGGAGGTCAGCTACACACCGCGGTGGCGACGCGCATCAGATCGATGGCCCGCCGCTTCCGGAACCGCCTGCAGATCCTCATGCCACCGAAGCTATCCACCGGCCAAGCTCCCTTCAAGAGAGGGGGGTTGACTGTCATCGCGCTGCAATACCCCCTTCATGGCCATGCCATGTGCGCGCCGGCGGGTTCCCGGCCCTTGTCGCCGTCCGACAGGAATCGGGCCGGACGTCATCGACCGTCTGCGGGTGCCGGATGTGGCCGCCGCTCTCCACGTACGGGCTGCCGTTGCCGCCCGAGTACACCGATGCCGGAATCGGCGGCACCAGCACCGGAACCGGCGAGTAGCTCGAAGAAGCGAGCGGCGGCAGGATGACGGTCGTCGACGCCGACCCGGAGATCGTGGTCGACGGCCGCCGGCCGATGCTGCGCCTCCGGGAGTCACGTGAGGGCGAGGCACCGTTCCGCCCGCGTGAAGGCGGCTGAGTTACCCTCACCGCGTGATCGGCAACCGGATACGCGAGCTGCGCCAGTCCCGCAAGATGACCGTACGGGACCTGGCCTCGCGCGCCGGGGTGTCGACCGGTCTGGTCAGTCAGGTCGAACGCGGCCTGACCGATCCCAGCCTGGCGACGCTGCGCAGGCTCTCCACCGCTCTCGGACTCCCCCTTTTCGACCTGTTCCGGCAGGACGAGCCGGACGCCGTCGCTCTGGTGCGGCGCGACCGCCGGATCGTGGTGCGTTCGCCGCAGGGCGGGATCGAGTACACACGTGTCTCGGCCGGCTCCGCACACCTCGAGGTACTTGAGGGCGCGCTGGAACCGGGAGGCACGTCCTCGGAGGAGCGCTACAGCCACCCCTCGGAGGAGTGCGTGGTGGTGCTGAGCGGCAGTCTGGTCGTCGAGGCCGGCGACGACCGCCAAGAGCTGAGGCCCGGGGACAGCTGCACCTTCGACTCCCGCCTTCCGCACCGCTACGTCAACGAGGGCAGCGAACCCGCACGCTTCCTGGTGAGCGTGACACCGCCGAGCCGGTGACCCTCAGAAGTTGACGGCCGACCCCAGAGCGACGGCCGGCCACCCACCCATTGACGGGCACATGACTCGGCTGCTTCGATCACCCACACTGAACAATTTCACTGTGATTGAAATGCGAGCCACCACGTGTCCATCGCGCCACTCGACGCCGCCGAGCGTTTCCGTGCCCGGTTCCCCTCCCTCAAGGACACCGTCCACCTGGCCAGTTGCAGCCAGGGCGCGGCATCCGAGCACGTGCTGACGGCGCTGCAGGAGTTCCAGTGGTCCATGCGCAGCCAGGGCGCACCCTGGGGCGAGTGGATGGCCCAAGTGGACGCCGCCCGCGCCGCCTTCGCCGCCCGTATCGGCGCGCAGCCGGACGAGATCGCGGTCGTCGGCTGCGCCTCCGAGGGCGCTTACCAGGTGGCGTCCACGCTGGACTGGTCGCGCCGCCCCGGCCTGGTCACCACGGACATGGAGTTCCCGTCCATCGCCCACGTCTGGCTGGCGCAGGAGCGACGCGGCGCTCGGGTGCGCCATGTCCCGGAACGGGAAGGGGCCGTCCCCGCCGAGGACTACGCCGCCGCGATCGACGACTCGACCAACCTGGTCTCCGTGCCGCTGGTCTCCTACCGCAACGGCGCCCGGCTGCCGGTTACCGAGACGGTCCGAGCGGCACACGCGGTCGGCGCACGAGTATTCATCGACGCGTACCAGGGATTGGGTGTACTCCCGGTGGACGTGCGGGAGTTGGACTGCGACTACCTGGTGTGCGGTGCGCTGAAGTATCTGCTCGGCGTCCCCGGCATCGCGTTCCTCTACGTACGCGGCGGGCTGCGCGATGACATGGATCCTCAACTCACCGGTTGGTTCGGCCGAGTTGACCCCTTCGCGTTCGACCCGCGCTCCCTCGACTTCCCGGACACCGCGCGCCGCTTCGAGACCGGCACCCCGTCGATCCCCTCCGCGTACGCCGCCGCGGCCGGGCTTCGCACCCTGGCCGACGTCGACCCGAGGGACATCGAGGCGCACGTCGGCGCGCTCACCACGTACGCCCACGCGCGCCTGACCGAGATCGGCGAGACGTCGGCCTCGCCCGCCGACCCGGAACTGCGCGGCCCGCAGGTGGCGATCGCCGACCCCGCCCCGGACGCGCTCGCGGCCGCGCTCGCCGAGCGCCGCATCGTGACCAGCCCGCGCGGCACCCTGCTCCGCGTCTCATTCCACTACTACAACAACACGTCCGACGTCGACGCGCTGATCGACGCGCTCGGTGAGATACGGGCCCAGCAGCACATCCAGTAGCACGTCCAGGAACACCGCACCCCACGGAGCGAGTGACATGCCCGACGACGCCGGAAGCAGCCCAACGGCCGCCCCCTCCCCCACCACTGGCCCGCATCAGCGCCACGGCGAGAACGGTCAGGACCGGCAAGACGGCCGAGGCAGGCAGGACAGGCAGGACCATGGTCTGAAACGGTCCTTGACTGGACGTCAGCTCAGCATGATGGGTCTGGGCGGTGCCATCGGTACCGGTCTGTTCCTCGGCTCGGGTCTCGCCATCTCCGCTGCGGGGCCCGCCGCCGTGATCGCGTACGTGCTCTGCGCGTTGATCGCCCTGGTGATCGGCTGGGCGCTGGCCGAGATGACCGCCGTACACCCGGCGACCGGCTCGTTCGGCACCATCGGCCGCCACTATCTGGGCCCGCTGGCCGGCTTCGTGATCCGCTGGACCTACTGGACGATCCAGGTGATCGCGATCGGCGGCGAGGTCATCGCCGGCGGCATCTACGTCCGATTCTGGTGGCCCGAACTGCCGCTGTGGGCACCGGTGGTGGCGTTCTCGCTACTGCTCCTGGCCGCGAACGCGCTGACCGTCGGGGTGTTCGGCCGCCTGGAGTACTGGTTCTCCACCATCAAGATCACGGCGATCGGTGTCTTCGTCCTGCTCGGCTGCGCCTACGTCTTCCTCGGCCTGCCCGGCCACGAGGCGGCCGGCACCTCGAACCTCTCGGGGCCCGGCGGTCTCCTTCCGCACGGCCTGAGCGGTCTGGGCACCGCCTTCGTCTTCGTGATCTTCAGCTACATCGGCACCGAGATCATCGCGGTGACCGCCGCCGAGTCCGAGAACCCGGTGCGAGACATCCCGCGTGCCGCCCGCCGGATGGTCGTGCGCCTCGCGCTCTTCTACGTTCTGGCCATGGCGGTGGTGGTCACCGTGGTGCCGTGGTCGCGCACGGCGGCGGGCGGAGACGTCACGGCGAGCCCCTTCGTCCAGCTCTTCGACGTCGCCGGGATCCCGGCCGCCGCGGGCATCATGAACTTCGTGGTACTGACCGCGGCGCTCTCCAGCGCCAACGCCAACACCTATCTGGCCACCCGCATGATCCACTCCTTGGCGGTGGACCGGCACGCGCCTCGGATGTTCGCACGGGTGGGCCGCGGCGGAGTCCCGCACCGAGCGCTCGCCGTCTCCGGACTCGGCCTGGGTGCCGCCGCGATCCTCTCGGTCCACTCCGAGGACACGGCGTACGTCCTGCTCTTCGGCATCTCGGTGTTCGGGGCGCTCGTCGTGTGGATCCTCATCCTCGCCACGCACCTGATGTTCCGCCGCCACCGCGTCCGCCACGACCTCCCCTCCTCGCCGGCCCGGCTGCGCGGCGCTCCGTTCACCACCGTCGCGGCGGCCCTCGCGCTGGCGGCGATCCTGGTCTCCACGGCGTTCATCGAGGGCCTGGAGGACTCCTGGAAGGCCGGCCTGCCGTTCTTCGCGCTGCTCGTCGTCGTGTACCGCTTCGGTGCTCGGCGCCACGAGACGGCGGAGCCGTTGCCGGACAGCACGCTGCCGCCGGAGGGTCGGACCCCCTGAAAAGGGGGCTGTGGACAGTGTCACGGGTGTACGCCCGCGACAGGTCTTCGATGCCAGGTGGAGATGGTCGAGAAGGTCATCGCCGAAGCCCGGGAGCGCTGCTTTCCTCGCGCCGTCCGGACGAGGCAGCCGTCAGCTCCTGACCGCCCCCGGGTCACTGGGGTGCTCACTCAGCGGCGTCGTCTCCATGGAGAGCCACGGGGCCTGGGGAAGTGAGTCCAGCACTGTCTGCATCTCGGCGGCGTCCCGGGCGCGCCACAGGCCGAGCGCGCGGCGCTCGCCAGGCGTCTTCCACAGCCGCACCAGGTGTCCCTGCCCGGCCAACTCCTTCGCACGGACCGCTTCCGCTGCGGTGGCGTCCCTCAGCGCCTGGGAGGTGCCGTCCTCGGTCGCGGCCGGGGCGAAGGCCACCAGGAACTCCTTGGCGGCACCCGATGCACCGGTGGAGGCCTGCCCCGGGTCGTTCGGGTGCGGCGTCAGAGGTGTGACCTCGTCGCTCCGCCACACACGCAACGGCATCGAGGACAGGACATCCTCCAGGTGCACGGCGTCCTGCGCGGCGAACAGTCCGAGCGTGCGCCACTCCCCCGGCTGCAGAGGCGGGCGCCACAGCCTCAGCAACTGCCCCTGTTCGGCAAGCCTGCGGGAGTGCGCGGCCTCGCGGGTGCGGACCTCGTCGACTTCCGCCTGCGAGGTCCCCTCCGGGACATGGGTGGTCATGGTGACGAGATGTTCCATGGCCGATGCTCCTCTCAGCCGGGGCTGCGGTGCGGGTCGGACGAGACCTGGTAGGGACCGGTCGCCGGCGTCCCGGGCATCGCGGAGACACGGAACCGCCACCTGGATCCACCGTCTCGCGCGTGGCGGTCGATCGCATCCGTTGGGGAGCCCCTGGGGAGTATCCGAACGGGAAGACAGCGGTAGGCGCCAGGTGACCGGGCCCGGCACGATCCCTGTCCCACCGCCGGCGCGCCTGGTCCTCAGGCAGGGCGCTTGGCCATGATGACCAGGCCAGGCCCGCTTTGCTCATCTGCGGGGAGCCGAAGTTCGGCGACCGGGCACAGGCCGGCTTGCTCGATCAGGTCCACGAGCTGTTCCGGCCGCCATTTGTGCGTGGTCCAACGAACGGGGACCCCTCCGTAGGCCTCGGTGCGCACCGCGTCTTCGTCGCCGACGTGTGTTGCGGTGATGAAGTGGCCGCCTGGCTTCAGGGCGCGCGCGAACAGGGCGAGGACCTGAGGAAGGACGTCGCGAGGGAGGTTGAACAGTGACCACCACCCGAGTACGCCGCCAAGAGACGCTTCTTCAAGGTCGAGGTCGGTGGCAGAGGCGACGCTGAAGCGGCATTGCGGATGAAGACGGCGGGCGTTTTCGATCATGCGGGGCGAGAGGTCGACTCCGGACACGTCGAGTCCGCGTTCGGCGAGGTAGGCGGTCACCGTGCCTGGTCCGCAGCCGACATCGAGCACGGGCCCGAGCTCGCTCACGGTGTCGGCGAAGGCGTCGATCGACGCCTTGAGCCATGGATGGCTACGGATGTCACCGACTCCCGTCGTCACCACCATGTGGGCGTAGTTGTCAGCCACCCGGTCATAGGACTCACGGACCACGTCGAGATCGGCTGGGCGGTCAGTATGGCGTGCGCGCATCAGCCAACCATAGGGCGGCCTGCGGTGCCGGAGACCGCTCAACGGTCATCCGGCACACACCCCGGTAACGCCGCCGCGCGCTGCTCAGCCGAACGGACGGTCCCCGGCGATCGCCACGCGTTCCGCGACCCGGGGGTACGGCGCGTAGTCGTTGACGGCGTAGTGCTGGGTCGCGCGGTTGTCCCAGAAGGCGACGTCGCCCGCCTGCCAGCGGAACCGCACCTGGAACTCCGGGACGTGGGCCTGCTGGAAGAGCAGCCGGAGCAGGCGATCGCTCTCCGGGCGCTCGAGGCCGATGATCCGGGTGGTGAAGGAGGTGTTGACGAACAGCATCCGGCGTCCGGTCTCCGGGTGTCGACGCACCACGGGGTGCTGGACCGGCGGCAACTGCTCCTGGAACGGGGCCAGTTGTTCCGGCGCGTAGAAACGCGCGAAGCCCGGCAGGAAGTCGTGGACGGCACTCGCGCCGTCGATCCGCTCGCGCACCTCGACCGGCAGGTTGTCGTAGGCGGCCGCCATGTCCGCCCACATCGTGTCGCCACCCATCGGCGGCACCTCCCGCAGCTGCAACACGGCACCCAGGGCCGGGCGTTCACGGAAGGTGACGTCCGTGTGCCAGACGTTCTCGTAGGTGGGAACGGCACCGGCCGACTTGTCGAAGCGGACCACGTCGTCGGCGTCACCGGGAGCAAGCAGCGGATTGGTCTCCAACTCACCCCAGTTACGCGCGAATTGGCGCTGCGCGTCGGAGGTCAGGTGCTGGCCACGGAAGAAGAGCACCTTCCATTCGAGGAGCGCGCGGTTCAGTTCCTCGCGCACCGCGCAGGACACGGGCCGCGAGAGGTCGAGGCCGCGGATCTCCGCTCCGATGACGCGGCCCTGCGGAACGAGTTCGAACCGCTCGTACGGCCGCTCCCGCACACCGTCCGGCAGGCGATTCAGGATGCGGCTGCCCTCGTACAAGCCGTCGGCGGGGATGCGGTGGTCGCGCAGGGCTGATGCGGGGGCAACGTCATGGGTGAGCGACATGGCGAACTCCTTGGAAGCTCAACAGGGGGCCGGCGGCGGACGGCGCGATGCGACGTTTCCGGGAACCGGTACGGGAAAGCTCAGGCCCGAATACGGAGGCCTACGGCGGATTCAGCGACAGGAAGACGCCGGGGGCGAACCCACCCGGCCGCGGCGGCGCAGAAAGCCGTACCCGCGGGGCGCGCACTCACCGCGGGGGCCGCTGTGCTGCGGCTCATCCTCACGGAAGTTCGAGTGCGTGTGCATGTCGGCCACCCTAACGCAGAGACCTGCGGGCCGACACCAGGCCTCCCTACTGCGGAGATCCGCGCAACGGAAGCGGAGGGGTGCGACGTGCTGGTGGCGACGGCTCAGGACGGCCCTGCCCCCGAGGCCCGCGAACGAGCGACCGCCGCAGCCGGCGCGTTCCACAGCGACGGGGCGGGTGCTACAGACCCAGGTCGCGGGCGACGATCTCCTTCATGATCTCCGTGGTGCCTCCGTAGATGGTGGTGATACGCGAGTCGAGGTAGTCGTGTGCGATGCGGTATTCGAGCATGTAGCCGTAAGCGCCGTGCAGTTGCAGGCAGCGCCCGACGATGTCGACGTAATGCTCCGTGGCCCAGAACTTCGCCGACGCGGCTTCTACGGCGCTCAGTTCGCCGCGGGAGTGCCTGGAGAGCAGTTCGTCGATGTAGGTGCGGCCCACACGGGCGGTGGTGACCATGTCGGCCAGTTGGAAACGGGTGTTCTGGAAGGAGCCGACGGTCCGGCCGAACGCCTTGCGCTCCCGGACGTACTCCACGGTCCGCTCCAGCACGCCCTCGATGGAAGCCACGGCGTTGGCCGCGATCGAGATGCGCTCCTGGGGAAGGTTGCGCATCAGCGCTGTGAAGCCGGAGCCCTCCTCCCCGAGCAGGTTGGCGGCCGGCACGCGGACGTCCTGGAAGAACAACTCGCTGGTGTCCTGCGCGTGCAGGCCGATCTTCTCCAGGTTGCGACCACGCGAAAAGCCGGGCCGATCGGCCTCGATGACCAGCAGGCTGATCCCGCCGTGGCGGTCCGCGCCGGTCCGTACGGCGGTGACGACCAGGTCGGCGTTCTGACCGTTGGAGATGAAGACCTTGCTTCCGTTGACCACATAGTCGTCGCCGTCGCGGACAGCGGAGGTGGCGATGCCGGCCAGGTCGCTCCCGGTTCCGGGCTCGGTCATCGCGACCGCGACGATGAGCGTCCCGGCAGCAATGCCCGGCAGCCAGCGGGCCTTCTGCTCGTCATCGGTCAAGCCGGTGAAGTAGGGCACGACGATGTCGTTGGACAGCCCTACTCCGGCGAGGCCGTCCGACGCGGGATGGCGGGAGAACTCCTCGCCGATCAGCGCGTTGAAGCGGAAGTCGGTGACCCCACCGCCGCCGTACTCCTCCGGGATGTTGAAGCCGAGGATTCCGGCCCGGGCGGCCTCCTGGAAGAGTTCGCGGTCGACCTTGCCCTCGGCCCGCCACCGCTCGGCGTGCGGCGTGGCGTGCTTGTCGACGAACGCACGAACCGTCTCGCGCAGGAGTTCGTGGTCATCCTCGTAGAGCGACCGTTCAGCGAAGATCGCACTTGTCATCGGGACTCCGATCTGGACTGATCTCGTACATACGGCAGGAGATGAGCAAGAGGGACGCGGAGGGGGAACGCCCGGCATGGTGCGCGCACGGCCGACATGTCGCCGCTCAGCGCACACGCAGCCGACGCAGGAGGCCCAGCTGTCCGTTGGTGCGGCGGACAAAACTCTCGACGGAGCTCTTCACGGAGGTCTCCGCAGAGCTCTCCACGGCCTGCGCCGGTCCGAGCGGCAGGAGCCGCTGCGTGGCGACCGTCTGGCTCTCGGTGTACTTGCGGATTCCCTCGGCCCCGTGGCGCCTGCCGAGTCCGCTGTCGCCCATGCCGCCCATCCCTGCCTCGATGCTGCCGGCCGCC
The DNA window shown above is from Streptomyces sp. NBC_01445 and carries:
- a CDS encoding ABC transporter permease, which produces MSTTAFDQRAATATVTATDDAAVSSPRLRPRARKRLGPGRRIPYGWALGPLLLLAVWAAGSGTGLIDARSLPAPWTIAGTAGDLIADGRLQSNFATSAWRALLGLVFGTAAGLLLALVSGLSRLGEGIVDGPVQIKRAIPSLALIPLLVLWFGIGETMKVITIALGVFVPVYIHTHNGLRSIDSRYSELAETVRLSRIQFVRHVVLPGALPGFLLGLRFAVTAAWLALVVVEQVNATSGIGYMMELARTYGQTDVIIVGLVVYGLLGLVSGALVRLVERRTLSWRRTLAG
- a CDS encoding ABC transporter substrate-binding protein: MSPRTAMPASLRVGAMTAVAVSLLLTACVNNTQSTATSENVAAKKIPAKVAADTSLAVGAPDLKVALELSGQIHKLPFNVKWANISGGPQCSEAFRADALDICSAAEIPSINAHWTGLDTKLVAAKFRKDPTAYPIYELGIAPGAHIKTLADLRGKKIAYSPGQAQGALVLRILKKAGLTQQDVDLVELASTGDVYPTALGNRQVDAAPIGDVNIKRYLTKYGRDGGTTIKHGLRDDPGHLWALTDSVSNPQKSAAVRELITFWARAQIWIDEHPKQWIDGYYVKDQGLSREDGEYLVERSGHPDFPADWTGAIERQQQTVDLLAREQKHKAFDAGILFDRRYERVAADAVAGERKTP
- a CDS encoding helix-turn-helix domain-containing protein — its product is MIGNRIRELRQSRKMTVRDLASRAGVSTGLVSQVERGLTDPSLATLRRLSTALGLPLFDLFRQDEPDAVALVRRDRRIVVRSPQGGIEYTRVSAGSAHLEVLEGALEPGGTSSEERYSHPSEECVVVLSGSLVVEAGDDRQELRPGDSCTFDSRLPHRYVNEGSEPARFLVSVTPPSR
- a CDS encoding aminotransferase class V-fold PLP-dependent enzyme yields the protein MSIAPLDAAERFRARFPSLKDTVHLASCSQGAASEHVLTALQEFQWSMRSQGAPWGEWMAQVDAARAAFAARIGAQPDEIAVVGCASEGAYQVASTLDWSRRPGLVTTDMEFPSIAHVWLAQERRGARVRHVPEREGAVPAEDYAAAIDDSTNLVSVPLVSYRNGARLPVTETVRAAHAVGARVFIDAYQGLGVLPVDVRELDCDYLVCGALKYLLGVPGIAFLYVRGGLRDDMDPQLTGWFGRVDPFAFDPRSLDFPDTARRFETGTPSIPSAYAAAAGLRTLADVDPRDIEAHVGALTTYAHARLTEIGETSASPADPELRGPQVAIADPAPDALAAALAERRIVTSPRGTLLRVSFHYYNNTSDVDALIDALGEIRAQQHIQ
- a CDS encoding amino acid permease yields the protein MTGRQLSMMGLGGAIGTGLFLGSGLAISAAGPAAVIAYVLCALIALVIGWALAEMTAVHPATGSFGTIGRHYLGPLAGFVIRWTYWTIQVIAIGGEVIAGGIYVRFWWPELPLWAPVVAFSLLLLAANALTVGVFGRLEYWFSTIKITAIGVFVLLGCAYVFLGLPGHEAAGTSNLSGPGGLLPHGLSGLGTAFVFVIFSYIGTEIIAVTAAESENPVRDIPRAARRMVVRLALFYVLAMAVVVTVVPWSRTAAGGDVTASPFVQLFDVAGIPAAAGIMNFVVLTAALSSANANTYLATRMIHSLAVDRHAPRMFARVGRGGVPHRALAVSGLGLGAAAILSVHSEDTAYVLLFGISVFGALVVWILILATHLMFRRHRVRHDLPSSPARLRGAPFTTVAAALALAAILVSTAFIEGLEDSWKAGLPFFALLVVVYRFGARRHETAEPLPDSTLPPEGRTP
- a CDS encoding muconolactone Delta-isomerase family protein — translated: MEHLVTMTTHVPEGTSQAEVDEVRTREAAHSRRLAEQGQLLRLWRPPLQPGEWRTLGLFAAQDAVHLEDVLSSMPLRVWRSDEVTPLTPHPNDPGQASTGASGAAKEFLVAFAPAATEDGTSQALRDATAAEAVRAKELAGQGHLVRLWKTPGERRALGLWRARDAAEMQTVLDSLPQAPWLSMETTPLSEHPSDPGAVRS
- a CDS encoding class I SAM-dependent methyltransferase → MRARHTDRPADLDVVRESYDRVADNYAHMVVTTGVGDIRSHPWLKASIDAFADTVSELGPVLDVGCGPGTVTAYLAERGLDVSGVDLSPRMIENARRLHPQCRFSVASATDLDLEEASLGGVLGWWSLFNLPRDVLPQVLALFARALKPGGHFITATHVGDEDAVRTEAYGGVPVRWTTHKWRPEQLVDLIEQAGLCPVAELRLPADEQSGPGLVIMAKRPA
- a CDS encoding TauD/TfdA dioxygenase family protein — translated: MSLTHDVAPASALRDHRIPADGLYEGSRILNRLPDGVRERPYERFELVPQGRVIGAEIRGLDLSRPVSCAVREELNRALLEWKVLFFRGQHLTSDAQRQFARNWGELETNPLLAPGDADDVVRFDKSAGAVPTYENVWHTDVTFRERPALGAVLQLREVPPMGGDTMWADMAAAYDNLPVEVRERIDGASAVHDFLPGFARFYAPEQLAPFQEQLPPVQHPVVRRHPETGRRMLFVNTSFTTRIIGLERPESDRLLRLLFQQAHVPEFQVRFRWQAGDVAFWDNRATQHYAVNDYAPYPRVAERVAIAGDRPFG
- a CDS encoding acyl-CoA dehydrogenase family protein, whose amino-acid sequence is MTSAIFAERSLYEDDHELLRETVRAFVDKHATPHAERWRAEGKVDRELFQEAARAGILGFNIPEEYGGGGVTDFRFNALIGEEFSRHPASDGLAGVGLSNDIVVPYFTGLTDDEQKARWLPGIAAGTLIVAVAMTEPGTGSDLAGIATSAVRDGDDYVVNGSKVFISNGQNADLVVTAVRTGADRHGGISLLVIEADRPGFSRGRNLEKIGLHAQDTSELFFQDVRVPAANLLGEEGSGFTALMRNLPQERISIAANAVASIEGVLERTVEYVRERKAFGRTVGSFQNTRFQLADMVTTARVGRTYIDELLSRHSRGELSAVEAASAKFWATEHYVDIVGRCLQLHGAYGYMLEYRIAHDYLDSRITTIYGGTTEIMKEIVARDLGL